The following DNA comes from Raphanus sativus cultivar WK10039 unplaced genomic scaffold, ASM80110v3 Scaffold3531, whole genome shotgun sequence.
GATATAATAAGAGAAAACTGCTTCTACAGAGAAAAATAACAAAGAGGTAAAGAGCTAAGCTAAGCTTAAGCTAGATGTGTTGTTCCCTAGGACTGACCTTAGCAACTGCGTACACGCCGAAAAGGCCAGTATCCTTGTAGTTGGTGTTGAATGCCATTATGCTTTCTGCTATTTCATTAATGGCAACCCTCTGGGTCAGGTTAGAACTGCGCACAGACAGGTTAATAACATCAACATATTGCAAAAAGATACTTTAACGTTGAATCCATGTGACAGAAAGCAAATATCTCACCCCATGTGTTTGCCACCACCAACATTTTTGTTCCATGAACCCAACATGGTTTGCATAACCATAAGAGCAATAGAATCTGGATCTGTCCAAGATGCTCCTTCAAAGGCAACAGCAAATTGTGCAAGGGGTAGGTCGTCATCAATCATTCGAACCTAACAATAATTTCAACGGactataaatttagaaaaaaggaaaaaaattaggAACAACAAAGTCATAAGGGGTTGTGTCTTAACCTCAGAGCCAGTAAAACGAGCAGGTTCTTTGGCAACTAGCTGAGTAGTAGAAGTTGTATCAGATGACAACTTGTTAAATAGCTTCTTCACTTGCTCAACAACTTCCTCATGCTTGACAGCTCCTGCCGCAGCAATCACCTGCAAATATTTTGGAAAGAGGCAACATAAGAATTCATAAAAACTCAATAATAACTAATTGAAGAAAAATGATAAGAAATGTCATACCATCCTGGAAGCTGTGTAATGAGTCTTAATGTAATTCTGAAGATCATTTCTGGTGATAGACTTGATATTCTGAGCAGGTCCTAGAATAGTTCTTCCAAGAGGTGTGTACTGGAAAGCAGTGGCGTGTAAATGGTCAAGAACAACTTCATCGGTTTGTCCCTCCACCTACATAAATACCaattaacaacaacaacatcttTAAGAGAGTGAACGAACAACCAAATTACAATAAACTATATAGCTCAACAGAGTGAAGAAACACATAATGCGTAGCAGTCCACACTCTAATATCACCAAATGAATGCAAAATGCACACTAAATAGTTACTCCACGACCACGTAACATATGATTTAAGCtcataaaatcaaaaacaggaaaaaagttttgatcttttagTATCTAAAAAACAAATAGGCCTCCACACACATAAACTATGAACAGAGAGAACAGAACAAAAAAGTTGTAATTTTTAACTGAATGGAGAAACAGAGACATCTAAGAAACAAAACATTTGACTTTAAGTATAGAGAACAGAACATAAAaggtttgaatttttaagaaGAGGAGTGGTGATACCTCTTGCATTTCCCTGAGGATGACATCACGCTCGCGGTTAATCCTCTGCTCCTCGAACTTAGAGTTCTGCAAGATATCAGCCAAGACATCCAAAGCCTGGTTCACATCCGAATCCATCACTTTCGCATAGTAAGTGGTCTGCTCCCTCGACGTATACGCATTGAGATGACCACCAATGTCTTCGATCTCCTCCTCCAAGGCTCTCACCGTACGCCTCTCCGTGCCTTTGAATATCATATGCTCCAGAAAATGAGCCGTCCCGTTCGTCTCGTCGGATTCGAACCTGGATCCGGCGTCGATCCATACTCCGACGGTGGCCGTCTTCGCGGAGAGATTGGATTCGGTGGCGACTCGGAGACCGTTGGGCAAGGTGGTGACGCGCGTCTCAGGGGCTGATAAGATGTGGTTGTGCGAGGCGAGGATCGGAATCGGAGATGCGTATTTGAGGAAACGCTGCTCTGGGCGCTCTAGCCTCTTCAGCTTCTCTTTGGTGATCTCGGCGGCGTGGTCGTAGGGCATAACGATCGGCGGCGATGGGGTGGGAGAAGTCAGAGAGGCTGAACCGAGGGCTGAGAGGGTGGAGGAAGCTCGTACGGCTCGATTCAAGGCTAGACGCCTCTGAGATCGGAGAGCTGAGGTCAATAGATTCTTCATCGCCATTAGCTGATggccactctctctctctctctctctctctctctctctcttctaggGTTTGAAGGAAAAGAAAAGGGAGACTTCAACTCGAGATGCGAACTAGTCGCCAGTAGTTATGCGATGATAAAACGTCGACGTTTTGTCCGACAGCGTTAAGACGTCGTCGTTTTGAAATGAGATATCTGGCCCATTAATAAGGGCCGTATGAAGAAGAACGTAGGCCCAGTAGTGTATGTACCCCCAGAACAGGTCGGGTTTTAGATCCGGATTTGGAGAAAGCCCTAAGTGAAATGTAAAAGAGCATATATATTTGCAGTGTTTTTGGAGATTGAAAACCCTAGTCTTTGCggtctgagagagagagagagagattcagcGGCAAAACCCCTCTAGACGAAGATCTCTTCCCTTTAGCCATGGCAACTGGTAAGACTGTGAAAGACGTCTCTCCTCACGACTTCGTCAAGGCTTACGCTTCTCATCTCAAGCGATCTGGCAAGGTTAGTGATTTTCCGTGCTCTTCTTCGGTGTATTTAGGGTAATTATCAATCTTTTAGCTGTTTTAATTTTGAAAGCAGAACCCTTTATCTGTAATTAGATCAACCTAAGTCTCCATTTCAGTTTGTTTCATTCTTTGTTCTTCTATTATGCTGTCTGAGAAAGCCTTGAATAGATATCACACTGTGTTCGTTTTAATGATGTCTCTTGTTCGCTTATTATGTCTTGTTCACAATCATTGAAGTTCAATcaactctttttttattttaacatgatGATAACCATTTCTGATGTACTgtatgttgttttgtttcagaTCGAGCTTCCCTCATGGACAGACATTGTGAAGACTGGTAAGCTGAAGGAGCTTGCCCCATATGATCCTGATTGGTACTACATCAGAGCTGGTAAGCTCTATTTCCGTTAGTCCCAGCTTTATTTCTCGATACTTGTATATAAAGTTTTAACAAGaatgctctttttttttaatgatgcAGCATCTATGGCAAGGAAGGTGTACCTGAGGGGAGGTCTTGGAGTTGGTGCTTTCCGTAGAATCTATGGTGGAAGCAAGAGAAACGGAAGTCGCCCACCACATTTCTGCAAAAGCAGCGGTGGCATTGCCCGTCACATCCTCCAGCAGTTGGAGACTATGAACATTGTTGAGATTGACACCAAAGGGTAAAAAATTACTCaacattaaaatcaaaaccatcCTCTCTTATTTTGGCAAGATGGTAATGGTTGCagtgtgtttttgtttgatgTCTTTTATAGAGGAAGAAGAATCACTTCCAGTGGGCAAAGGGATTTGGACCAAGTCGCTGGACGTATTGCGGTTGAAGTTTGAAGAATCAAAATAgtgttttgagttttttcttCTACTACTTTTGAAACCAATGTGTTGCTTTTAGTGTTAAATCTTTTACCAATATCATTGCTGAGACTTTGCACTCATATATCTTTCTGTTTGTGTCTTCCGACATTTAAGTCTCATCCTCTTtcagttttgtgtttttttctcaattcaaaaagtattttcagccgaaatattaaataaaatagtgctgataaaatagatttttagaCGAAGAATGATGTAATAAGCAAGTTTAATGTTAGGGCATGAAAGACGGAAGAAACCTAAAATTAGCTTAATACAGGAACCCTAAACTCAAGGTGAAGACACCAAAATTCAAAACACGGTTTTTATAATAGaacaaatccaaaataaatCTTCTAAAGTAATCCATTTATAAATTAGGATGTTAAACTAATtacgattctttttttttttcttcattcttctttctcttgtggtggtggtggtggtggtggtgtattaataatatttatttagatccATCCACCGGCGAAATCACTTTTGGGGGGGAGGAGCAAAGCAAAAAACTATCTTCTTCTCTCATCGAGAGAATCGAAATAGAGAGATCATCATAGGAGGTGGTGACACCGTTAAATGCAATTGGGATCGGGGAGGTGATGTTGTTTGGATGGGGAGTGGGTGGAGGAGGAATTAGGGTTTTATTCTTATCGGGTTCGATAAAAGGATGCAACTTCACATATCGCCAAGCATGAGAAGCCTCACGATCTCCAGCAGCAATGAGTTTTTTGATTCGATGAAGATCAAAGTCGCACCTCCTCTCATCTCTTACCGAACTCTCTTCCACACTATCCTGATCCTCGCCTTCCTCTTGCCTTTCGTCTTCATCCTCACCGCCCTTGTCACCCTTGAAGGTGTCAACAAGTGCTCCTCCATTGGTATAACTAAACCCTTTTCCcctttggtttggtttggtttggtttgttttggttcGGATCTCACACTTATTGCCTCGGATCTATATAATGTTGTTAAATCAAAGGATGGTCACAAGCATCTTGTTATTATGTTGTTTGGATCCAATGATTATGATGCTTTAAGCTCCAATTATACTTGTTAGTGGCAAAATGTGTCTATGTATTAATGGATCAGAACCAAAgatgttatctttttttttttttgctttagagCTGAGCTCAtgaaattttcttcttctttttggcTTCAGATTGTTTAGGGAGGCGGTTAGGACCACGTCTTCTTGGTAGGGTAGATGATTCAGAGGTGAGTTGATGATGattccttcttttcttttcagatggATTCCTcttcatttgtttttatttacattttattttgctGTTGTTGCAGCAGAGACTAGTTAGAGACTTTTACAAAATTCTAAACGAAGTAAGCACTCAAGAGATTCCTGATGGTTTAAAGCTTCCTAATTCTTTTCGCCAACTTGTTTCCGATATGAAGAACTACCACTACGATGCCAAAACATTCTCCCTCGTCCTACGAGCTATGGTACATTTCCATTGATCTCTGAAAATGTAATTGTTAAAACTGTAGAATGTGCGCTAAATGCTTAAATATGATTTGAACAGATTGAGAAGTTTGAAAGGGATATGAGGGAATCCAAATTTGCGGAGCTGATGAACAAACACTTTGCAGCGAGTTCTATTCCTAAAGGAATTCACTGCCTCTCCTTAAGACTAACCGATGAATACTCGTCCAATGCGCACGCTCGGAGACAGCTTCCTTCCCCTGAGCGTCTCCCCGTTCTCTCCGACAACTCTTACCACCATTTTGTCCTAGCTACAGACAACGTTTTGGCTGCATCGGTTGTGGTCTCATCCGCTGTTCAGTCGTCTTCGAAACCCGAGAAGATTGTCTTCCATGTTATCACTGACAAGAAAACCTATGCGGGCATGCATTCTTGGTTTGCGCTCAACTCCGTTGCTCCTGCGATCGTTGAAGTGAAAAGCGTTCATCAGTTCGACTGGCTAACAAGGGAGAATGTTCCTGTTCTCGAAGCTGTGGAAACCCATCACGGTATAAGAAACTATTACCATGGGAATCATATTGCTGGTGCAAACCTCAGTGAAACAACTCCAAGAAAATTCGCTTCCAAGTTGCAATCGAGAAGTCCCAAATACATATCTTTGCTCAACCATCTTAGAATATATCTACCAGaggtaaaaataatt
Coding sequences within:
- the LOC130506670 gene encoding probable mitochondrial-processing peptidase subunit beta, mitochondrial gives rise to the protein MAMKNLLTSALRSQRRLALNRAVRASSTLSALGSASLTSPTPSPPIVMPYDHAAEITKEKLKRLERPEQRFLKYASPIPILASHNHILSAPETRVTTLPNGLRVATESNLSAKTATVGVWIDAGSRFESDETNGTAHFLEHMIFKGTERRTVRALEEEIEDIGGHLNAYTSREQTTYYAKVMDSDVNQALDVLADILQNSKFEEQRINRERDVILREMQEVEGQTDEVVLDHLHATAFQYTPLGRTILGPAQNIKSITRNDLQNYIKTHYTASRMVIAAAGAVKHEEVVEQVKKLFNKLSSDTTSTTQLVAKEPARFTGSEVRMIDDDLPLAQFAVAFEGASWTDPDSIALMVMQTMLGSWNKNVGGGKHMGSNLTQRVAINEIAESIMAFNTNYKDTGLFGVYAVAKVSPREQHI
- the LOC130506671 gene encoding 40S ribosomal protein S19-1, with amino-acid sequence MATGKTVKDVSPHDFVKAYASHLKRSGKIELPSWTDIVKTGKLKELAPYDPDWYYIRAASMARKVYLRGGLGVGAFRRIYGGSKRNGSRPPHFCKSSGGIARHILQQLETMNIVEIDTKGGRRITSSGQRDLDQVAGRIAVEV
- the LOC130506669 gene encoding probable galacturonosyltransferase 13 isoform X1 — protein: MQLHISPSMRSLTISSSNEFFDSMKIKVAPPLISYRTLFHTILILAFLLPFVFILTALVTLEGVNKCSSIDCLGRRLGPRLLGRVDDSEQRLVRDFYKILNEVSTQEIPDGLKLPNSFRQLVSDMKNYHYDAKTFSLVLRAMIEKFERDMRESKFAELMNKHFAASSIPKGIHCLSLRLTDEYSSNAHARRQLPSPERLPVLSDNSYHHFVLATDNVLAASVVVSSAVQSSSKPEKIVFHVITDKKTYAGMHSWFALNSVAPAIVEVKSVHQFDWLTRENVPVLEAVETHHGIRNYYHGNHIAGANLSETTPRKFASKLQSRSPKYISLLNHLRIYLPELFPNLDKVVFLDDDIVIQRDLSPLWDIDLHGKVNGAVETCRGEDEWVMSKRLRNYFNFSHPLIAKHLDPEECAWAYGMNIFDLRTWRKTDIRETYHSWLKANLKSNLTMWKLGTLPPALIAFKGHVQAIDSSWHMLGLGYQSNTNIENVKKAAVIHYNGQSKPWLEIGFEHLRPFWTKYVNYSNDFIRNCHILE
- the LOC130506669 gene encoding probable galacturonosyltransferase 13 isoform X2, whose translation is MQLHISPSMRSLTISSSNEFFDSMKIKVAPPLISYRTLFHTILILAFLLPFVFILTALVTLEGVNKCSSIDCLGRRLGPRLLGRVDDSERLVRDFYKILNEVSTQEIPDGLKLPNSFRQLVSDMKNYHYDAKTFSLVLRAMIEKFERDMRESKFAELMNKHFAASSIPKGIHCLSLRLTDEYSSNAHARRQLPSPERLPVLSDNSYHHFVLATDNVLAASVVVSSAVQSSSKPEKIVFHVITDKKTYAGMHSWFALNSVAPAIVEVKSVHQFDWLTRENVPVLEAVETHHGIRNYYHGNHIAGANLSETTPRKFASKLQSRSPKYISLLNHLRIYLPELFPNLDKVVFLDDDIVIQRDLSPLWDIDLHGKVNGAVETCRGEDEWVMSKRLRNYFNFSHPLIAKHLDPEECAWAYGMNIFDLRTWRKTDIRETYHSWLKANLKSNLTMWKLGTLPPALIAFKGHVQAIDSSWHMLGLGYQSNTNIENVKKAAVIHYNGQSKPWLEIGFEHLRPFWTKYVNYSNDFIRNCHILE